The genomic region CAGGTCGGTTCCTGAAATAGCTTTACAGGTTAGATGGTTAAAGTTCTATTTACATTATTGCTTAACTGGTTTGTATTGATAAGGTTTCTCCTTTCCTGTTTTCGCCAACGTTTTTTAAGTGGACCTTCCTGCTGGTGTGCCTGAGCAGGAGTTAAGTAATCACAGGAAGCAGGAGGGCGCAGCTGGTTATA from Adhaeribacter arboris harbors:
- a CDS encoding integrase core domain-containing protein; the protein is MFQGDPHQYDQSRRPGENAIAERINGILKDEFNCRAFISFDLAKAAITKSILAYNQLRPPASCDYLTPAQAHQQEGPLKKRWRKQERRNLINTNQLSNNVNRTLTI